The genomic window TCTGATCCCAAACGGCTGAGGACAAGGTCAACCGCCGCCATACCCGTAGCGGTGATTACACTACCCGCACCGCCCTCAAGCTTAGCAATAGTATCAGCCAGAATATCGCGGGTCGGATTTGCTGTGCGACTGTAATCGTAGGTACCTGCCCTCTGAAAACCCTCGAATGCAAACGTGCTCGACAGATAGATTGGCGGCACCACTGCTCTAAAAGCTTTGTCCGATGCGATGCCGTTGGATGCCGCAATGGTCTGAAGATTCATTTTCTCCGTCATAAACAAAGACTGCTCATCATCTGCGTTTACAAGGAATTTGCATTGGGAGTGCTTACGCAAAAGGCAGGCGGCAATATTCTTTCACTCAGCCGCAAGCGCGCCGCGGTGCTTCTGATGTTCTGATCTTTTGATCAACATGCCTGCCTCCCTCAGTTCGATATCGGTTGACCGCGTAATAGGTCTTCACATGCGCGGTCTCGCTGTAACGCGCCCTGCGTTTTTCATTGCTGTTTTTCGCTGTCGGCCTGTGCGGCGATTGACAGTGGCGCGGCGCTGACCGCTGCAAGAGTGGTCCCGGCGCCGAGCGCATTCAGGAAATCGCGGCGTCCGACGGTCGCGTCTGCTTTCGTCTTCATCGTGATTTCCTCCTTTGGCTTTTCAAACATTCCCTAAACAGGTTAGGACGGACATTAACTTTTGACAAACGCGAAAAAATAGACGTTGATATTGACTTGTTAGATACAAGATGCTCCTGGAGGTATGATGTGGATACCGAACTTGCACGAACCT from Pseudorhodoplanes sp. includes these protein-coding regions:
- a CDS encoding twin-arginine translocation signal domain-containing protein, with amino-acid sequence MKTKADATVGRRDFLNALGAGTTLAAVSAAPLSIAAQADSEKQQ